The region ttTTTTTTTGCAGAAAATAATAGGATCTCAAACTTTTTTCAGCCCGATGGTCGCATTATCCAACCAAATGATGAAATTATTTATATAAATTTTGACCCCGTTGCAAATGAGGTATTAATAAATTTCTTAGATTTATGGTCTCATTTGGTTGGTCATTTTCtataattaatatattatttaaGTTTTTTTCTCTCTCATTAAATACTTGATCATTTAATAAACTAAGTGATAGTAGTAGTTTTAATAATAGAATAAATGATACAAAATATAAATAATATGAAGTTATATGATATATTTATGAAGTTATTCATGTCAAGCCATATTGTTACAAACATATAAATAGATCGTATTTTTGTTTTGCATATTGAAATCGCCAATAAAGTTAGCTGAAAAAGAGAAGGAAGCTGCAAAAATCAAGAAAAAAGAACTCGAAACTCCAAAAGTGTCTAGCTATAAATGTCCAATATGTATGGATCCTATTCAAGAGGAAATGTCCACAAAGTGTGGCCATATTTTTTGCAAGGTCTGCATAAAACATGCAATAAAAACACAAGGGAAATGTCCTGCATGTAGGAAAGCAGTTACTTTGAGACAACTAATGAGGGTGTTTCTTCCATCTCCCAAATGAAGGTATGTCCATAATTTATTAGTTTTTATGGGAGATAATTGGGGTTTaacattttattattattatgaatAAACTGATGTTCTAATCCTAATACAAACATATCCTACTTAAAAACAATGAGATTACCCCAAATACTATGATTATAAACTATTAGAATTTGAATCAATTTGAAATAAGTAGATGAAGTATTTAGTTTAATTTTAATATTTAGTTGAAATTATtagaaaaaattattattaatgTCATCTTATGTGGTTTTTTTTTTTGTTGTACAACAGGATTATCGAAGCTTTCTTAACGACAATTGGGACTAAATAATACTTTATTCTGCTATACTTAGAAGATTGTCGAGTGATTTGTTATTTCTAAGGATGTTTTTCAGATGAACCTTTTTTCGTTATTCATTTTTCTTATCATTAATGAGAGATGTTTGTTGGGTACTTTTGCATGTTCAAAGTTCAAAATTATGACTTCTTTAATATCAACATAAGAGATTCATATATATGTTCAATTCATGATTTTCGGTTTACTTGCATTTGGCTATATTTTTGTCAGGTCTGATTGGTTTGCTGAAGGATTCTTTGGGTCCTATTACTTTTTTAGAATAACTAATCATACTTGGATTGCCACATATCTCCCTGACTTATCTAGGAGGGGATCCAATTACATTGTGTTCTTCATAGGAAGTTGGTCTtcaatattttgaatattttatttgTGTGTGGTCAcaacttttttattttttattttggagCCTTTATCCTCATCTTTGGCTTCAAACCACAAAAGTATTTAGCTTTAGTGTTCGAGCATTCCTACTCATATTTGGGGTATTGAAATTTTCATTCGCATTGGTAATATGGTGGACAAACCTTTATAAGTAGAAAAAATTCGAGTAATACTTAGAGTTTGTATGTTGGTAGAGTTAGTATAGAGATATGATACTTGTTTGTGGAATTGATAATTTGTTATTAGTTTCTGTCAGTATAAATATACAAGCTGTTAGACCTAATTTAGGAGAGAATCAAGGTAACAAATCTCCTACTAATTCTCCTTTAATCCAGTTCTAAACTTTTACCTAAAGAATAGGAATTAAACTAATTAATATTGTTGATATCCTCCCGCAAGTTGGATAATCTGGAAGAGAGATGCAACTTGGACAGTAGGGACTCGAACCGAGGACGAAGTAGAGGCTTGGTTAGAATATCAGCAAGTTGATCATTAGTAGACACAAAAGACACTCGAAACCTGCCCCGTTGTACATTTTCTCGAACAAAATGATAGGCTAAGGCTATATGTTTCATCCGAGAATGGAAGACAGGATTAGCACTTAGATTTGTGGCACCGAGATTATCACAATATATAACCGGATTGGTTGTTGGCGTGTGACCAAGTTCTGTGAACAAGGAAAAGACCCATAATAGCTCACTAGCTATGTCAGCCAAGGCTTTGTACTCTGCCTCAGTTGATGATCGAGCAACAGAACGTTGTTTGCGTGAGCTCCATGAGATGGGAGTGCTGCCAAGGTACAACAAGTAACCAGTTGTTGAGACATAATCATCCTTGTCACCCGCCCAATCCGCATCCGAGAAGGCATGAAAGGTTAGTGGGGAATTCGCCGAGATGAAGACTCCTTTGTTACAAGAGCCCGCCAAATATCAGAGTACTCTTTTGAGTGCAGACCAATGCGCCGTTCGTGGGTTCTGCATGAATTGAGCAAGTTTGTTGGTGTTGAAGGCGATGTCAGGGCGTGTAAGACTCAAGTATTGGAGACTTCCAACGAGTGCTCGGTACTCAGTTGGAGAAGGAAGAAGATCACCCGAGTCCTTGAGCAATGGAACACTCGCAGACAGTGGAGTGGATGCTGGTTTCGCATCTGCCATGCCTGATTTATGTAGCAGATCAGTGATATATTTCCGTTGTGAAAGAAACATACCGTCAGCGGAAGGAATTACTTCGACACCCAAGAAATAGCTGAGACATCCGAGGTCTTTCACCGAAAAGTGAGCAGCAAGTGTGATGATGAGCTTCGACAGCTCGGTACAGGAACTTCCGGTGacaattatatcatcaacatagactaATAAATATAGTGTAACACCTGGTTGTTGGTATATGAATAGAGATGCATCTGCAGTTGAATTGACAAAGCCAAGGGAGATAAAAAATACTCTAAGCTCCGTATACCAGGCACGGGGCGCTTGTTTGAGCCCATAAAGGGCCTTTTTGAGGCGACAAACGTGATCAGGAAAGTTCTTGTCGACAAAACCAGGTGGTTGTATCATGAAGACCTCCTCTTTGAGCGTCCCTTGAAGGAACGCATTGTTAACATCAAGTTGTCGTATGGACCATCCGTGGCGAATTGCCAATGTGAGGACAATACGAATAGTTACCGGTTTGACTACTGGGCTGAATGTTTCCGTGTAGTCCCATCCAGGGCGTTGGTGAAACCCTTTGGCGACTAATCGAGCCTTGTAACGATCAATCGATCCATCTGGATTTCGTTTGATTCGAAAAACCCATTTACAACCAACCAAATTTTGAGCAGAGGAACGACTAACAAGATCTCAAGTATGGTTGCGGTGTAAAGCATCAAATTCGGCTTGCATTGCCGAGCGCCAATCAGGGTCACGGAAAGCTTGGGTTATGGTACTGGGTTCGATGATGAAGGAGGAACGGACATGAAGGTTAAGCTTTTTGAGGGGTTTGACGATGTTGTTTTGAGACCGGGTGACAATCCCACCGGCATTGGATTGTTGTCTCAGGGTTGGGATGATAGTCGGTTGGGGTTGCGGGGCAGAAGGTTGTGGGCATGGTGGTGAGGTTGGAGGGGGTGAGTGAATGGTGTTGGTGGGTTCGGTGGAGGTTGGAGATTGGGCCAGATCCAGGGAGGAGGTGACAGTTGGAGAGGAAGGGGCAGCAGATAAAGTTTCTGGTGAGTTTGGAGTGGGACTCACCATGGGTTGGCTTAGAGGTTGTAAAATGAAGAGTTGAAGTGGGTCTGTTTGTTGTGTTGCACTTGGACTGGATTGAGTTACTAGGGAGCTGAATGGAAAGTCAGATTCGACAAATTTGACGTGGTGAGAGGTGTAAATCCTTCCTGTTGTGGGATCAAGACATAGATAGGCATGTTGATCAGCCGAGTAACCTACAAAAACACACATAGCAGACTTGGGTGCAAGTTTATGGTTAGCATATGGTTTAATCCATGGAAAACACAAACATCCAAAACATTTTAACTTATGATAATCCGGGCTAATGTTGAGCAATTTGGAATAGGGTGATTGATACCCAAGAATTGGAGTTGGGAGTCGATTTATGAGGTAGGCTGCGGTGGTCATGGCGTGAGGCCAATAAGTGAGGGGCAAGCCCGAGTGATGGAGAAGAGAGAGACCGGTTTCAGCGATGTGACGATTTCGGCGTTCTGAAATTCCATTGTGTTCAGGTGTATGAGGTGGGGTGGTGTGATGACTTATACCGTGATTGCTTAAAAAAGGACGAAGACCAAGATATTCGCCACCATTATCGGTGTATAAGATTTTTATTTTGTGGTGATAGAAATTTTCAATGAGTAATTTAAATTTGGGAAATATAGTTTGCACATCAGATTTGCGTTTCATTGGATAGAGCCAAATATAGCGAGTAAAATGATCAACAAACATGCAATAGTATCTAAGACCATCAATTGATAAGACAGGAGAAGTCCATACATCCGAAAAAATTATTTCTAATGGATAAAAAGATTTAAGAGTAGATTCATGAAAGGGAAGCTTGTGACTTTTGCTAATTTGGTATGAGTTGCAATCTGATTGCTGGAATTTAGTAGAGCCCAAAGAAAAATGTTGTTGAATGAATTTGAAGATAGAAGATGAAGGATGCCCAAGCCTATGATGCCATGATGTAGCGGATTCCGTGCGGACGGTGTGGACAGATGGGGGAGTGGCGGGCCAGAGATAAAGTCCATCCACACACGAGCCTCTATGGGTTATTTGACCCGTCTGCAGATTCTTCACATGAAAAGAGTTTGGCATGAAGACAACAGCAGAGTTAGTTTGCGAGGTAAGTTTAGAAACAGAGATGATTTTTTGTTTCATGGAAGGAACGCACAAAACATTAGACAGGGATAAATCATTAAGTAAAAGTGTTCCAGAATGAGAGATGTTTAAACCTAAACCGTTACCCATAAACAGCGAGTCAGGACCAGTGTACGGATGATGAAGGGCCAAATTTTCAAGATCGTTGGTAACGTGATGCGTGGCTCCACTATCAACCAAATAATTCTGAGAATGACCAGCAGCTGCAGTATGGACCTGCTTCTGTCCAGGATGACCCATAGGATTCCGAGGGGGCGGTGGGACGCCGGGATGTTGCTGCTTGAAGGTGTGGCACTGAGATAGAACATGTCCTTTGACATTACACCACTGACATCGACCTAGGAACGGTTTGCGATTGCCATTGTGTTGATTTGATTGTGCAGAGAATTGCCCATATCGAGACTTGTTGTTGGAGTTAGGCCGAGCCTGAGCATTCAAGGCTGTAAGTGGAGCATGAGTCTGTCTCTGAGCAGCAGTAATGGAGAGTTCCTGGATAAGTAGCTTCTCAAGGAGGTCATCAAAGGTAATTGGGGTGTCCCTTGCATTCACACCATCAATGACTGCTCTATAGCCGTCGTCGAGGCCGCGCAACACATGATCAGTCATGTCTTCAACAGAGATAGGAGATCCAAGGGATGCAAGTAGATCGGCTGTTTGCTTTAGCGAATGCATATAGGTGGTGATGGATTGAGTACCTTTGGAAGCCGTGCGGAGACGCTCCTTTAGTTGCTTCAGATGACTGCGGGATGCTTTTGCATAGGTGTTCTTGAGGAGGGTCCAGAGATCATGTGAGGTCTCTGTCTGAGATACTAAGGAGGCCACCTCGTTGGAGAGCGTAGTGAGAAGAGCACCATAGATGAGGCGGTCCTGTCGGCGCCATGTCTGATAGGCAGGATTTGGGGTTGTCACTGGAGGCGTGTCTGTGGTGGTGATCGATTTCGTCGGCGCGGGAAAAGATCCATCCGGATATTTGAGGAGATCATAGCCATCAAGGAGAGCTTCAACTTGGAGTTTCCAATTAAGATAATTGGTAGGGAGAAGCTTGGTGAGACTGATAAGAGTGATACTAGCAAAGGGTTTGGATGGCTCATAGGGGTTGGAGAAGAAGGAGCTGCTTTCACTGGCCATGGGAGGCAAGGGTGGGAGCTAGGGTGAGGAACGACGTCCTGAATTAGAGGGAGGACGTTGGATCGTTTCCGGCTGATACCATATAGAGATATGATACTTGTTTGTGGAATTGATAATTTGTTATTAGTTTCTGTCAGTATAAATATACAAGCTGTTAGACCTAATTTAGGAGAGAATCAAGGTAACAAATCTCCTACTAATTCTCCTCTAATCCAGTTCTAAACTTTTACCTAAAGAATAGGAATTAAACTAATTAATATTGTTGATAGTTAGGGTGTTAATGGACATTAAATTATAGTGTTAGAGGAGGTTAAGATTGTTGTTGGACATGATGTTTTCTCGATTTGGCTCAAAGAGGGAGCTCTGGTGGGTTGGAACCTTGCTCAATTGTGATCATACCAATAATTTTTTGAGGAATATGGTGATAACACTATGAACAAAGATTTGGATGGTGACTTTGAAGAAGATCTTTGTGATGAAGGTGTTGAAGAAGAAGGTAGTCACTATATCTAGACGTCTTGCATAGTAACAATTAGTTCTTTTAATGTTTGTGTGTTGGGAAGGTTAATGTGAATATGATTCGAGAGTTCATTGTGGCAAACCCTCTTGAGTTTGTGGTCATCTAATAAACTATAATTAGTGAGATGTTGGTTCATTTTCTCTTGTGGGATCCTTTATGTGACTTGAGTGATATCGCAGCAATAGATAATATTGGGGACTTTATTTTTATTTGGTGTAGTTCTAATGAGTTTTCTCTGATTTATTTTTTGATGTTCTAGGTTTTCACCGGTTTTGTCTTGAGTGGTGGTGGTGGGGGACTTCAATCTATTTTCTTTATTGTTAATGTGTATTTTAAACAAACTTTAGGGTACATGTTAAATAAGAGAGAATATTTATAGAATAGTCAGGTTCTTTTAGAGGTTACATTTGGTATGTTATAGAGAATTTTCATTTTGTTTACTCTAGTTGTGATATGATTTATTCTACCGAGATATACATTGTTATTGGGATTGTTTGTATCCGACTTTTAATAAATTTATCTCATAAATGGGTTTGATTTAGAAATTCCATTTTCTTTCAACCAAATGAGGATGCTACCAGTGACATAGGTAGCATCATAGTGTCACATGTATGGTGGGAGCATTGGGACTTGACATCATAGTGTGTGCTTTCTTAATATGTTTATAACTATTACAAAGTCATTTTTTGCTACTTTCACCGGATATGGGGTGCCAAACCGTTTAGATTCGGTAAACATTTTCTTCATTATAATGATATGCTAGAGGTGGTACATATTATCTGGTTTAACTCTATTACTAATGGTTGAAAGTAGTTTGTCTTAAATAAGAAGTTTTAAAATTTTAAAGATATCCTCAAATTTTGGATAAATGAAGAGTTTGGTAACATAGATTTGAAAATTAAGGTGCTTTGGTAAGGTGTTAAGTATTTGGACTCCAAGGAAGATCTATGTAGTCTCTATTAGGATGATATCCCCTATAGGATTAGGATCATTGCAGATATTTTGTCTTTTCTCAAAGTCTAAAATTGTTAATTGTTTCACAGATCCAAGACTAAGTGGCTAAAGGAAGGTTACACATCAAAAACTCACTTAGATCCTAAAATAGAAACCCATTGAGCCTTTTTGAGTTTAGATAAGAAATAAGGTATATCTATCCCTCAACAAAGGTACAGGAGGTATAAGAAGTAATATTAATATACCATTTTAAggataaaatataattttatcACCATTGAGATTTCCATAGAGCAAGTGATAAGATGCCTAACCTGTAAGAAATCTTATTCATATACCTAGAGATCTAAATAATTCAAATACGACCTCAAGCTCCCTAGGAAACACAAATTCACATCCTAACCACCTAAAGATCCTAGTGGCTTTTGTAAGAAATTACAATAGATACCCCCTAGATCCAAAAATAACCTCCCCTTAAGAAGAATAATTTAATGGGGATTCTTTCTTGAAGTAGTTTCCAAGAGAAGACAATCACCTAAGTAAGAGCCTAACTCTTTCACATTAGATGCAAAAGTTCGATGACTTTATTTAGAGAGACATCATGTAGTGTACAATCTATAAGGTAAACAGATGTCAACTTGACAGAGCACATGTCATCCTTACATTTTGACCCACCTTTAAGTGTGCACCTCCTATGAAAGAATATTAGAGTCCACTAAAATGGAAAAAGATATAACCAAATCAGACTCATACACAAAAAAGATCCTTTGTCCACCTACAATCTTAAACCAAAGATTTGATCTTTCAAAAGTCCATACTAAAAACCACATGCTTTTGTTGAATAAACACAAAAAATATCATCAAAAACAGAATTCTAAGTGGGAATGACCCTTTCCAAGGGTCATGCCAAAAATAAGTATAAATGGCATTCCCCACATTCCTAGACACACCATCACCAAACATTTCAGATCTAGCTTTAGTGGTCGAGCGAAGTAGGGAGATCCCTTTACACTAGGAAGATACAAATCGAATAGCAAAGATATTGCCATTTACGTAGTAAAGGGAGGTCCAAAAACATGAGATGGATGATGAAGATCGCAAACTCCACACATTCATGTAATCTATCCTGCTTAAGCACCATGTGGTTATCAATCTTCTCACTACCCAACATAATGAAGTTTAAATATTTAATAACATGTCCCATATCCTCTATAATCAAACCTCTAAACCTCACCAAATCACCCTAGAAAGTTATTTTATCCATTAGAGCACTTCAAATAGACATCAACCACAAAACAAGCGATTTAAGAGCTCTCCATTGAAGGAAAACTCATAACAAAATTGAGCAACCAAAAGAAATAAATAGGATCATTTATCATTATAACACATTAAAAGAATATTACCACTACAACCCACTGTTGGTAGGAAACTCCACTCACAAAAAGAATTCCCCGACAAGAAGTTGATAAAGAGACTAAACCCTTTACTATGCTTATTTTTCTGAATTATCAAGAATTCTAGTGAATTGGATGAAATAAAATCCCTGAATTTATTCTTGTTGATCTTGCAAACAATCCCACCTACATTAAACATGCCAATAAACATTAaaccactacgccaaaaactggaatagacagcgcaccttagagggcgctttattacaaaagcgccctcgaaagtgaagcgaaaaataaggagcaatagacagcgcactttagagggcgcttttgtaacaaagcgccctctaaggtgaagcgaaaaaataaggaggagatagagggacaacaatacatggcgctttttagaaagcgccctctaaggttacccttagagggcgcttttaataaagcgctgttataagtccatgtgcatttccagcttataaagcgcttctggaaagccttagagagcgctttcataagcgccctcttaggccccctttagagggcgctttgtttccacaagcgccctctaaggtgaaacgaaaaaataaggaggagatagagggacaacaatacatggcgctttttagaaagcgccctctaaggttacccttagagggcgcttttaataaagcgctgttataagtccacgtgcatttccagcttataaagcgcttctggaaagccttagagagcgctttcataagcgccctcttaggccccctttagagagcgctttttttccacaagcgccctctaatgtcccctttagtaaacattaaaattataacatactgcgcgttttgttatttcactatctgttattagcgttctttttcacgttagggttctgaggcgttttccttccacctctgttagatctacatgcgcgtttcctccttctaccaatcaaaggtacacgcttttcccaatttctgttttatgttattgctttgttttagctttgcccaatttctgttttatcttattactgcgcgtttcctccttctacgtttgtttcgaccatgatagcggatgcaataggaaattgaaggttggtttttagtgaccatgatagcggatgtaatgggttatacgacctatgaacatatgattttgtgtcaacaccagtatcattagaaacctaggtccgaatgtgtttgaactcttctgaaattgttttttgtttattctaattagtaatggataatacatggatgtcttccaatcgattgtcgagagagtacgagaatggggtatcagaattcgttaagtttgccgttgcgcacgccgaagacccaagtagaatgatatgtccttgcttgggttgttgttatgggaaacgggttgacgcagttcagttgacatcgcatctaatgaggcatggaattgatcgaagttatacatgttggaatttgcatggtgagaaaagtaacgatgatgttgaaccgggggatagtacgacttatgcctcaaactatagtggcgcagatacatacgattttgatcgagttgaagagattgcagaagcacttgaaggagatcttaaggattgtcccgaaatgtttgagaggttggtaagtgatgcagagaaacctttgtatgatggttgcactaaattcacaagattgtctgcggtattaaagttgtacaacttaaaggcgggcaatgggtggtcggataaaagtttcccagagttattagcccttttgaaagatatgcttcctgaggataatgttcttcccaatcgaacatatgagaccaaaaagatgttgtgctctattggcatgagctatgataagatacatgcatgtccaaacgattgcgttttgtttcgaaatcagtatgcatcgttaaattagtgtcctaaatgcggtgtctcgcgatataagaacaagttgtctccagcaaaagtcttgtggtattttcctgttattccgagatttagacgcatgtttcgtagtgaaaccgattcaagacacttgacctggcatgcagatgaaagaattatagatggaaagtatcgacatccggcagattcaccacagtggttgaaaattgataatgattatcctgaatttggagaagaatcaagaaaccttcgcttggcattatctactgatggaatgaacccacacggtatccagagtatctcacacagtacatggcctgtgattattatgatttataacctacctccatggctatgtatgaagcgtaagtacatgatgttgtctatgttgatttctggacctaaacaaccagggaatgacatagacgtgtacttgaagcccttaatcgaagatttaaagattttgtgggagaccggtgtggaggtttatgatggatataggaaagaaagtttcaacttgagggcgatgttgtttggcacaattaatgattttccagcatacggaaatctatcagggtatagcataaaaggtcaatgtgcgtgtcctatttgtgaagataaaacagattggaagcgcttggagtttggccagaagaatgtctttctcggtcatcggagattcttaaattcaaatcatcactaccgtggatggagaaaggcgttcaatggagagacagaacaaggcagagctccacctatattgacgggtgatcaaatttttgaaaaggtgaaagatttggata is a window of Lathyrus oleraceus cultivar Zhongwan6 chromosome 6, CAAS_Psat_ZW6_1.0, whole genome shotgun sequence DNA encoding:
- the LOC127093522 gene encoding uncharacterized protein LOC127093522, with the protein product MSSLNLNNNQQRKVTLLTGESSHGEGLCEPIHVLQNNSEENDDDVIECSPRAFAEAVANARRNRMMNEVDSNRENNRISNFFQPDGRIIQPNDEIIYINFDPVANELAEKEKEAAKIKKKELETPKVSSYKCPICMDPIQEEMSTKCGHIFCKVCIKHAIKTQGKCPACRKAVTLRQLMRVFLPSPK